In a single window of the Chionomys nivalis chromosome 11, mChiNiv1.1, whole genome shotgun sequence genome:
- the Matn1 gene encoding cartilage matrix protein — MKVPTGPVFALCSLLLLLLLLQVPGSHGLVPQPRVHLCRTRPTDLVFVVDSSRSVRPVEFEKVKVFLSQVIESLDVGRNATRVGLINYASTVKPEFPLRAHGSKASLLQAVRRIQPLSTGTMTGLALQYAITKALSDAEGGRTKSPDISKVVIVVTDGRPQDSVRDVSARARASGIELFAIGVGRVDKATLRQIASEPQEEHVDYVESYNVIEKLSKKFQEALCVVSDLCATGDHDCEQVCVSSPGSYTCACHEGFTLNSDGKTCNVCSGGGSGSATDLVFLIDGSKSVRPENFELVKKFINQIVDTLDVSDRLAQVGLVQYSSSIRQEFPLGRFHTKKDIKAAVRNMSYMEKGTMTGAALKYLIDNSFTVSSGARPGAQKVGIVFTDGRSQDYINDAARKAKELGFKMFAVGVGNAVEEELREIASEPVDDHYFYTADFKTINQIGKKLQKKICVEEDPCACESIVRFEAKVEDLLQALTRKLEALSKRLAVLENRII; from the exons ATGAAAGTCCCCACTGGCCCAGTCTTTGCGCTCTGTagcctgctgctgttgctgttgctgctacaGGTCCCTGGTAGCCATGGCCTCGTCCCTCAGCCCAGAG TGCACCTCTGCCGGACACGCCCGACGGACCTGGTGTTTGTCGTTGATAGTTCCCGCAGCGTGAGACCCGTGGAGTTTGAGAAGGTGAAGGTGTTCCTGTCTCAGGTCATCGAGTCACTGGATGTGGGGCGCAATGCCACCCGAGTTGGTTTGATCAACTATGCTAGCACCGTCAAGCCTGAGTTCCCACTTCGGGCCCACGGCTCCAAGGCCTCGCTGCTGCAAGCTGTGCGCCGCATCCAGCCGCTGTCCACGGGCACCATGACTGGCCTGGCCCTGCAGTACGCCATCACCAAGGCCTTGAGTGATGCTGAGGGTGGGCGTACCAAATCCCCCGACATCAGCAAG GTTGTCATCGTGGTGACTGATGGGAGACCCCAGGACAGCGTGCGGGACGTGTCTGCACGCGCGCGGGCCAGCGGCATCGAGCTGTTCGCTATTGGCGTGGGCCGCGTGGACAAGGCCACGCTGCGACAGATCGCCAGCGAGCCGCAGGAAGAGCACGTGGATTACGTGGAGAGCTACAATGTCATTGAGAAGCTGTCTAAGAAGTTCCAGGAGGCCCTCTGTG TGGTGTCAGACCTGTGTGCCACAGGGGACCATGACTGTGAGCAGGTGTGCGTCAGTTCTCCAGGCTCCTACACCTGTGCCTGCCACGAGGGCTTCACCCTGAACAGTGATGGCAAGACCTGCAATG TCTGCAGTGGCGGTGGGAGTGGCTCAGCCACCGACCTGGTCTTCCTCATTGATGGATCCAAGAGCGTGCGGCCTGAGAACTTTGAGCTGGTGAAGAAGTTCATCAACCAGATTGTGGACACCCTGGATGTGTCAGACAGGCTGGCCCAGGTGGGGCTGGTGCAGTACTCAAGCTCAATACGCCAGGAGTTCCCGCTTGGCCGCTTCCACACCAAGAAGGACATCAAGGCGGCTGTGAGGAACATGTCCTACATGGAGAAGGGCACCATGACTGGCGCTGCCCTGAAGTATCTCATAGATAATTCCTTCACTGTGTCCAGCGGGGCAAGGCCTGGTGCCCAGAAGGTGGGCATTGTCTTCACTGACGGCAGGAGCCAGGACTATATTAATGATGCAGCCAGGAAGGCCAAGGAGCTCG GCTTTAAGATGTTTGCGGTGGGCGTGGGCAATGctgtggaggaggagctgagggagATCGCCTCTGAGCCGGTGGACGACCACTACTTCTACACAGCTGACTTCAAGACCATCAATCAGATCGGCAAGAAGTTGCAGAAGAAAATCTGTGTGG AGGAAGACCCGTGTGCTTGCGAGTCCATAGTGAGATTTGAGGCCAAGGTGGAGGATCTGCTGCAGGCCCTAACCAGGAAGC TGGAAGCTCTGAGCAAgcggctggctgtcctggagaacAGAATCATCTAA